One Pararhizobium sp. IMCC3301 DNA segment encodes these proteins:
- a CDS encoding GAF domain-containing protein — MDHLNTLFDRALDAVVGMNHDGNVIAWNKAAEDLFGWKSDEAIGQSLATLIVPPQHKSAHSKGLAHYNETGIGPVLEQRIKITAVNRENLEFPIELSIFPMRQSDGNIFYAFIRSLRIEEAYRQEQETRAQEAEVLLAVATSLIEDISLEEFTRLCLRKICEVAGLDAAHLFHIRGDAENRRLQPSGIWYISDEKFQAVVEDTERQLFAKGEGLPGQAWASKTVVAVENIPENKEFIRRGSFSSVGLVRGIAVPIDQRGETNAVMEFFGTEKARFDDEMVRLVRTIAKQIGVAIERKTEEEERTILRRELAHRLGNSLTILSAIFRASAAKASSVSELAASFTTRLHAVARACREFPRSSVDLSLAKLLDEAFELLADKDQLQLSVPNIQVTTEAVMPFSLIFNELVTNHLKHGNPDGDGGVSVTVEKMPTDSMLRILWREPDSKSEPGHAEGYGSFLIRAMLEDQLGGTMSRTYGNDGFTAEMLIPNVVFKGEDTFGS, encoded by the coding sequence ATGGATCATTTGAACACGCTGTTTGATCGAGCATTGGACGCCGTTGTGGGTATGAATCATGACGGAAATGTCATCGCATGGAACAAAGCTGCTGAAGATTTATTTGGATGGAAGAGTGACGAAGCAATCGGTCAATCACTGGCAACATTGATTGTCCCACCGCAGCATAAATCGGCACATTCGAAGGGTCTCGCGCATTATAACGAAACCGGAATAGGCCCGGTTCTCGAACAGCGAATAAAGATAACAGCCGTTAATCGCGAAAACCTTGAATTCCCTATCGAGCTGTCAATTTTTCCTATGCGGCAATCCGACGGCAACATCTTTTATGCCTTTATCCGCAGCTTGCGCATCGAAGAGGCTTACCGGCAAGAACAGGAAACGCGAGCCCAGGAGGCCGAGGTGCTCCTGGCAGTTGCGACCAGTCTGATAGAGGATATTTCGTTAGAAGAATTCACCAGATTGTGTTTGCGCAAGATCTGTGAGGTCGCGGGACTTGATGCGGCGCATCTTTTTCACATTCGCGGCGATGCGGAAAATCGCCGACTTCAACCGTCAGGCATATGGTATATTTCTGACGAAAAGTTTCAGGCAGTTGTCGAGGACACAGAGAGGCAACTTTTCGCCAAAGGCGAGGGTCTGCCGGGACAGGCTTGGGCGAGCAAGACAGTTGTGGCTGTAGAAAACATTCCCGAGAACAAGGAATTCATTCGTCGTGGTAGTTTTAGCAGCGTTGGATTGGTTCGCGGCATTGCTGTGCCAATCGATCAACGAGGCGAAACAAATGCTGTTATGGAATTCTTCGGCACTGAAAAGGCCCGATTCGATGATGAGATGGTCCGTCTGGTGCGTACTATTGCGAAACAAATCGGAGTAGCAATTGAGCGCAAAACAGAGGAAGAAGAACGCACCATCCTGCGCCGGGAACTGGCGCACCGTTTGGGCAACAGTCTGACGATTCTGTCCGCCATATTCAGAGCCTCAGCGGCGAAGGCTTCAAGCGTTTCGGAACTTGCAGCATCATTTACGACACGACTCCACGCCGTTGCACGTGCCTGCCGCGAATTCCCCCGTTCGTCCGTAGATTTAAGTTTGGCCAAATTACTCGATGAAGCATTTGAGCTGTTAGCCGACAAGGACCAGCTTCAACTCAGCGTGCCCAACATTCAGGTGACGACGGAAGCTGTGATGCCGTTTTCCCTCATATTCAATGAATTGGTAACAAATCATCTCAAGCACGGAAATCCGGATGGCGATGGCGGCGTAAGTGTCACTGTCGAAAAGATGCCAACGGATTCCATGCTGAGGATCCTCTGGCGGGAACCTGATTCAAAGTCTGAACCAGGCCACGCAGAAGGCTATGGAAGCTTTCTGATTCGAGCGATGCTTGAAGATCAGCTCGGCGGGACCATGAGTCGAACTTATGGAAACGACGGATTCACGGCAGAAATGCTGATACCAAATGTGGTTTTCAAGGGGGAAGATACATTTGGCAGTTGA
- a CDS encoding DUF177 domain-containing protein: MTKVRTASNRDANLPDKSAKSAKSLKSPKSPNSTSSTSSTSSSWSWTYPVVAGDITSDAKDIVIQPDKADYGALADELNVLGVLELKALLRIHRTRKSLRIRGHVDAVVEQSCVVTLEPVRQTLHEEIDRTFVTDRDDIEIVASRLNSNREMMIDPEEIDPPEIIEKGRLDLAAIALEHVVLGLDLYPRAAGAEPTLGPTETSESSAELPPESPFAALARLKVAESG, translated from the coding sequence ATGACCAAGGTCCGAACTGCTTCAAACCGCGATGCAAATCTTCCCGATAAATCCGCCAAATCCGCCAAATCCCTCAAATCCCCCAAATCTCCCAATTCCACCAGTTCCACCAGTTCCACCAGTTCCAGTTGGTCCTGGACCTACCCGGTCGTGGCCGGGGACATTACCAGTGATGCGAAGGATATTGTCATTCAGCCCGACAAGGCCGATTACGGGGCTCTGGCTGATGAACTGAATGTGCTGGGCGTTCTGGAACTGAAAGCCCTGCTGCGAATCCACCGCACTCGTAAAAGCCTTCGGATCCGCGGTCACGTCGACGCTGTTGTCGAGCAGAGCTGTGTGGTGACACTGGAGCCTGTGCGTCAGACATTGCATGAGGAAATCGACCGGACCTTTGTTACTGACCGCGATGACATCGAAATTGTGGCAAGCCGGTTGAATTCAAATCGCGAGATGATGATCGATCCGGAGGAAATTGATCCCCCCGAAATCATTGAAAAAGGCCGTCTTGATCTGGCGGCAATCGCGCTTGAACATGTGGTTCTTGGCCTTGATCTTTATCCCCGGGCAGCCGGAGCCGAACCCACGTTGGGACCGACCGAAACTTCGGAATCCTCGGCCGAACTGCCACCGGAATCTCCATTTGCGGCCCTGGCGCGGCTCAAGGTGGCTGAGTCCGGTTGA
- a CDS encoding ubiquinol-cytochrome C chaperone family protein has product MLRHFFKSSKANATITRTVYAQIVAQARQSAFYSDFGVPDNLDGRFNMIVLHNFLLFNRLQAPDSATSALSQEVFDLFRLDMDRSLRELGVGDTTVPKRMKTMMQIFYGRADAYGSALRGSDPQAALADAVSRNILSYNDTLFGDGPAAPFPKVEREAHAARLAAYVLGSVEGLQQQSETDILAGSLFFPDPTDYI; this is encoded by the coding sequence ATGCTTCGCCACTTTTTCAAATCCAGCAAAGCCAACGCGACCATAACCCGGACTGTTTATGCGCAGATTGTGGCACAAGCCCGGCAATCTGCCTTCTATTCGGATTTTGGTGTGCCGGACAATCTGGACGGTCGCTTCAATATGATTGTGCTGCACAATTTTCTGCTTTTCAACCGGCTGCAGGCCCCGGATTCGGCCACCAGCGCCCTGAGTCAGGAAGTTTTTGATCTGTTTCGGCTCGATATGGACAGATCGCTTCGTGAGCTCGGCGTTGGCGATACGACAGTACCGAAACGCATGAAAACGATGATGCAGATATTTTATGGCCGCGCCGATGCCTATGGCTCGGCGCTGCGCGGTTCCGACCCACAGGCGGCACTGGCCGATGCTGTGTCCCGGAACATTCTGAGCTACAATGATACCCTGTTCGGCGACGGTCCCGCGGCGCCATTTCCCAAAGTTGAACGAGAGGCGCATGCAGCACGGCTTGCAGCCTATGTGCTTGGATCAGTGGAGGGTTTGCAGCAGCAGAGCGAAACCGACATCCTGGCGGGTTCCCTTTTCTTTCCAGATCCCACCGATTATATATAG
- a CDS encoding outer membrane protein assembly factor BamE, with protein sequence MTGIVNSGFRVPRIMTLGALLLASVTLGGCLEQRNYQGYQIPVDAEQQVPIGASKEQALLAFGTPTTTAEFGNEVFYYISQVSSRPVDFARAKVVDQRVLAVYFDDDDRVQQIANYGLQDGRVFDFVSRTTPTGGSDVSFVSQLLSAAGRTNPLGN encoded by the coding sequence GTGACCGGCATCGTAAATTCAGGTTTCCGTGTGCCCCGCATCATGACGCTCGGAGCTTTGCTGCTGGCCAGCGTCACTTTGGGCGGATGCCTTGAGCAACGCAATTATCAGGGCTATCAGATTCCGGTTGATGCCGAGCAACAGGTCCCGATCGGTGCCAGCAAAGAGCAGGCCCTGTTGGCCTTCGGCACGCCCACCACAACGGCCGAATTCGGCAATGAGGTGTTTTATTACATTTCTCAGGTGTCCAGCCGACCGGTAGACTTTGCGCGTGCCAAGGTCGTCGATCAACGCGTGCTTGCGGTCTATTTCGACGATGATGACCGTGTCCAGCAAATCGCGAATTACGGGCTGCAGGACGGCCGGGTGTTCGATTTTGTCTCCAGAACCACACCGACGGGCGGAAGTGACGTCAGCTTTGTCAGTCAATTGCTGTCTGCTGCAGGCCGGACCAACCCGCTTGGTAATTAG